The following proteins are encoded in a genomic region of Stutzerimonas stutzeri:
- a CDS encoding ABC transporter permease, which produces MNLRRLGAIVLKELRQLRRDRLTFAMIAGIPLLQLVLFGYAINMDVRGIQAAVLDQANSYSSREAIAELASSQVLDLRYHLDSPQQINQLLREGRISAALVVPADFDARLQRKDRPPLQLVVDGSDQSVQASTRQLASYPLPGWGHRQAVEVVNFYNPERLAPLNTVPGLLGVILTMTMVLFTAVALVRERERGNLELLIATPVSPWELTIGKVLPFVGIGLIQVSVILVVGHWLFAVPVRGSLWELYGASLLFIVASLSLGVFLSTMASTQFQAMQMAFFTFLPQILLSGFMFPFAGMPKAAQWIAEFLPLTHYLRITRGIMLRAAGMGDLWNEALWLLVFCAILLALSVSRIQKRLD; this is translated from the coding sequence ATGAACTTGCGCAGGCTGGGCGCCATCGTGCTCAAGGAGCTGCGCCAGCTGCGCCGTGACCGGCTGACCTTCGCCATGATCGCCGGCATCCCGCTCTTGCAGTTGGTGCTGTTCGGCTACGCCATCAATATGGACGTGCGCGGCATCCAGGCAGCGGTGCTCGACCAGGCCAATAGCTACAGCTCCCGCGAAGCCATCGCCGAGCTGGCCTCCAGCCAGGTGCTCGACCTGCGCTACCACCTGGACAGCCCGCAGCAGATCAACCAGTTGCTACGTGAGGGCCGGATCAGCGCAGCCCTGGTAGTCCCCGCGGACTTCGATGCACGCCTGCAGCGCAAAGACCGGCCTCCGCTGCAGCTGGTGGTCGACGGCTCCGACCAGAGCGTGCAAGCCTCCACCCGCCAACTGGCGTCCTACCCGTTGCCGGGCTGGGGTCATCGCCAAGCGGTCGAGGTGGTCAACTTCTACAACCCGGAGCGCCTGGCACCGCTGAATACCGTGCCCGGGCTTTTGGGCGTGATTCTGACCATGACCATGGTGCTGTTCACCGCGGTCGCCCTGGTACGCGAGCGCGAGCGCGGCAATCTGGAGTTGCTGATCGCCACGCCGGTGTCGCCCTGGGAGCTGACCATCGGCAAGGTCCTGCCCTTCGTGGGCATTGGCCTGATTCAGGTCAGCGTCATCCTCGTCGTCGGTCACTGGTTGTTTGCCGTACCGGTACGAGGCTCGCTGTGGGAACTCTATGGCGCCTCGCTGCTGTTCATCGTCGCCAGCCTGTCGCTTGGCGTGTTTCTTTCCACCATGGCCAGTACCCAGTTTCAGGCCATGCAGATGGCCTTCTTCACCTTCCTGCCGCAGATCCTGTTGTCGGGGTTCATGTTTCCCTTCGCCGGCATGCCGAAAGCAGCCCAGTGGATCGCCGAGTTCCTGCCGCTGACCCACTATCTACGCATTACCCGCGGCATCATGCTGCGCGCGGCAGGCATGGGCGACCTGTGGAACGAGGCCCTGTGGCTGCTGGTGTTCTGCGCCATCCTGCTGGCGCTTTCGGTGTCGCGTATTCAGAAGCGTCTGGATTGA
- the cysS gene encoding cysteine--tRNA ligase has protein sequence MALSIYNTLTKAKEPLKPLVGNQVRMYVCGMTVYDFCHIGHARVMVAFDVVSRWLRQSGYELTYVRNITDIDDKIIRRAQENGESFDALTGRMIAAMHEDEARLNVLRPDLEPRATDHIAGMHEMIQTLIDKGYAYAPGNGDVYYRVGKFAGYGKLSRRKIEDLKIGARIEVDEAKEDPLDFVLWKAAKPGEPSWESPWGAGRPGWHIECSVMSTCCLGETFDIHGGGPDLVFPHHENEIAQSEAATGKQYANAWMHAGAVRVDGEKMSKSLGNFFTIREVLEKYQPEVVRYLLVSSHYRSPINYSEDSLKEAKGALERFYQSLRGLPEAAPAGGEAFIERFSAAMNDDFNTPEACAVLFELAREVNRLRASDLQAAAGLAARLKALAEPLGVLQLEPDDFLQAGAAGKVDAAQVEALIAARLQARVEKNWAESDRIRDQLTAMGVVLEDGKGGTTWRLAD, from the coding sequence ATGGCGCTGTCGATCTACAACACCCTGACCAAGGCCAAGGAGCCGCTCAAGCCCCTGGTCGGCAACCAGGTGCGCATGTACGTCTGTGGCATGACGGTCTATGACTTCTGCCATATCGGCCATGCGCGGGTCATGGTGGCATTCGACGTGGTATCGCGCTGGTTGCGCCAGAGCGGTTACGAACTGACCTACGTGCGCAACATCACCGACATCGATGACAAGATCATTCGCCGGGCGCAGGAAAACGGCGAAAGCTTCGACGCGCTGACCGGGCGGATGATTGCCGCCATGCACGAGGACGAAGCCAGGCTCAATGTACTGCGGCCCGACCTCGAGCCGCGTGCCACCGACCACATCGCCGGCATGCACGAGATGATCCAGACCCTGATCGACAAGGGCTATGCCTACGCGCCGGGCAATGGCGACGTCTATTACCGGGTCGGCAAGTTCGCAGGTTACGGCAAGCTGTCGCGGCGCAAGATCGAGGACCTGAAGATCGGCGCGCGCATCGAAGTCGACGAAGCCAAGGAAGATCCGCTGGATTTCGTGCTTTGGAAAGCGGCCAAACCGGGCGAGCCGAGCTGGGAGTCGCCGTGGGGAGCGGGGCGTCCAGGCTGGCATATCGAATGCTCGGTGATGTCCACCTGCTGCCTGGGTGAGACCTTCGATATCCATGGCGGCGGGCCCGACCTGGTGTTCCCGCATCACGAGAATGAAATCGCGCAGAGCGAGGCTGCAACCGGCAAGCAGTACGCCAACGCCTGGATGCACGCAGGCGCCGTCCGTGTCGATGGCGAGAAGATGTCCAAGTCGCTGGGCAACTTCTTCACCATTCGCGAGGTGCTGGAAAAGTACCAGCCCGAAGTGGTGCGTTACCTGTTGGTGTCGAGCCACTACCGCAGCCCGATCAACTATTCCGAAGACAGCCTGAAAGAAGCCAAGGGCGCGCTCGAGCGTTTCTACCAGTCCTTGCGGGGCTTGCCCGAGGCGGCGCCCGCGGGTGGTGAAGCCTTTATCGAGCGGTTCTCGGCGGCCATGAACGATGACTTCAATACGCCGGAAGCCTGCGCAGTTCTTTTTGAACTGGCCCGTGAGGTCAACCGGCTGCGGGCGTCCGATCTGCAAGCCGCCGCTGGCCTGGCAGCCCGTCTCAAGGCGCTGGCCGAACCGCTGGGTGTGCTGCAGCTGGAGCCGGACGACTTCCTGCAGGCCGGCGCTGCCGGCAAGGTGGACGCCGCTCAGGTAGAGGCGTTGATCGCAGCTCGACTGCAGGCGCGCGTCGAGAAAAACTGGGCCGAGTCCGACCGTATCCGCGATCAGCTCACTGCCATGGGGGTGGTGCTGGAAGACGGCAAGGGCGGGACCACCTGGCGGCTGGCTGACTGA
- a CDS encoding glutamine--tRNA ligase/YqeY domain fusion protein yields MSKPETTAATNFLRPIVQADLESGKHAKIVTRFPPEPNGYLHIGHAKSICLNFGLAKEFGGECNLRFDDTNPAKEDQEYIDAIKSDVQWLGFQWAGEERYASNYFGQLHDWAIELIKAGKAYVCDLTPDQAREYRGSLTEPGKNSPFRDRSVEENLDLFARMKAGEFPDGAKALRAKIDMASPNMNLRDPILYRIRHAHHHQTGNDWCIYPSYDFTHGQSDAIEGITHSICTLEFEDHRPLYEWFLENLPVPARPRQYEFARLNLNYTITSKRKLKQLVDEKHVSGWDDPRMSTLSGYRRRGYTPASIRTFCDMIGVNRAGGVVDIGMLEFAIREDLDANAPRAMCVLKPLKVVITNYPEGQVEQLELPCHPKQDMGVRQLPFSRELYIDASDFEEVPPAGFKRLIPGGEVRLRGSYVIRADEAVKDAQGNIVELRCSYDENTLGKNPEGRKVKGVIHWVPAAESVECEVRLYDRLFRSANPEKDEEGGSFLDNINPESLVVLKGCRAEPSLATAQAEDRFQFEREGYFCVDRKDSRPDALVFNRTVTLRDSWGGQ; encoded by the coding sequence ATGAGCAAGCCTGAGACTACCGCAGCCACTAATTTTCTCCGTCCCATCGTCCAGGCCGACCTGGAATCGGGCAAGCATGCCAAGATCGTCACGCGCTTTCCGCCTGAGCCCAACGGTTACCTGCACATCGGTCACGCCAAGTCGATCTGCCTGAACTTCGGCCTGGCCAAGGAGTTCGGTGGCGAGTGCAATCTGCGCTTCGATGACACAAACCCGGCCAAGGAAGACCAGGAATACATCGACGCCATCAAGAGCGATGTCCAATGGCTCGGCTTCCAGTGGGCTGGAGAGGAGCGTTATGCCTCCAACTACTTCGGTCAGCTGCACGATTGGGCCATCGAGCTGATCAAAGCGGGCAAGGCCTACGTATGCGACCTGACGCCTGACCAGGCGCGGGAATACCGTGGCAGCCTGACGGAACCGGGCAAGAACAGTCCGTTCCGTGATCGCTCGGTGGAGGAGAACCTGGATCTGTTCGCGCGGATGAAGGCTGGCGAGTTCCCGGACGGCGCCAAAGCGTTGCGCGCAAAGATCGACATGGCTTCGCCGAACATGAACCTGCGTGATCCGATCCTTTACCGGATCCGCCACGCGCATCATCACCAGACCGGCAACGACTGGTGTATCTACCCGAGCTATGACTTCACCCATGGCCAGTCGGATGCCATCGAGGGCATTACGCACTCGATCTGCACGCTGGAATTCGAAGACCACCGGCCGCTGTACGAATGGTTCCTGGAGAACCTGCCGGTGCCGGCGCGCCCGCGTCAGTACGAGTTCGCTCGGCTCAACCTGAACTACACCATCACCAGCAAGCGCAAGCTCAAGCAGCTGGTCGACGAGAAGCACGTCAGCGGTTGGGATGATCCGCGCATGTCGACACTCAGCGGCTATCGCCGGCGCGGCTATACGCCCGCGTCGATCCGTACCTTCTGCGACATGATCGGCGTGAATCGCGCGGGCGGAGTCGTCGATATCGGAATGCTCGAATTCGCCATTCGCGAAGATCTGGACGCCAACGCGCCACGCGCCATGTGCGTGCTCAAGCCGCTGAAGGTCGTCATTACCAATTACCCAGAAGGTCAGGTCGAGCAGCTCGAATTGCCTTGCCACCCCAAGCAGGACATGGGCGTACGCCAGTTGCCGTTCTCCCGTGAGCTCTACATCGATGCCAGCGATTTCGAAGAAGTGCCACCGGCCGGCTTCAAGCGCCTGATCCCAGGCGGGGAAGTGCGCTTGCGCGGCAGTTACGTGATCCGTGCTGACGAAGCGGTGAAGGACGCGCAGGGCAATATCGTCGAGCTGCGTTGCTCTTACGACGAAAACACGCTGGGCAAGAACCCGGAGGGCCGCAAGGTCAAGGGCGTCATTCACTGGGTTCCGGCCGCAGAAAGCGTCGAGTGTGAAGTGCGTCTGTACGACCGCCTGTTCCGCTCGGCCAACCCGGAGAAAGACGAGGAGGGCGGCAGCTTCCTGGACAACATCAACCCCGAGTCGCTGGTCGTGCTCAAGGGTTGCCGCGCCGAACCGTCGCTGGCTACCGCCCAGGCCGAGGATCGTTTCCAGTTCGAGCGCGAGGGCTACTTCTGCGTGGACCGCAAGGACAGTCGCCCCGACGCGCTGGTCTTCAACCGTACCGTGACGCTGCGTGATTCCTGGGGAGGCCAGTGA
- a CDS encoding peptidylprolyl isomerase — translation MIKLHTNHGVITVKLFEDKAPETTANFKEYVKSGHYDGTVFHRVISNFMIQGGGFEPGMKQKTTRAPIKNEANNGLSNKTGTLAMARTMEPHSASAQFFINVKDNDFLDHTAPTVQGWGYAVFGEVVEGMDVVEKIKGVPTTMKSGHQDVPVEDVVIEKAEIVE, via the coding sequence ATGATCAAGCTCCACACCAACCATGGCGTCATCACCGTCAAGCTGTTCGAAGACAAAGCCCCGGAGACGACCGCGAACTTCAAGGAATACGTGAAGAGCGGCCACTACGACGGCACTGTCTTCCACCGTGTGATCAGCAATTTCATGATTCAGGGTGGCGGGTTCGAACCAGGCATGAAGCAGAAGACCACCCGCGCCCCGATCAAGAACGAGGCCAACAACGGGCTTTCCAACAAGACCGGCACCCTGGCGATGGCACGTACCATGGAGCCGCATTCGGCGTCCGCGCAGTTTTTCATCAACGTCAAGGACAACGACTTTCTCGATCACACCGCGCCGACCGTGCAGGGCTGGGGCTACGCCGTGTTCGGCGAAGTGGTCGAGGGCATGGACGTGGTCGAGAAGATCAAGGGCGTGCCGACCACGATGAAATCGGGGCATCAGGACGTGCCGGTTGAAGACGTGGTCATCGAGAAAGCCGAGATCGTCGAGTAA
- the lpxH gene encoding UDP-2,3-diacylglucosamine diphosphatase: MILLISDLHLEEQRPDLTRAFLHFLETRAAQAEALYILGDFFEVWVGDDGMTAYQQQIAHALNALSQRGTRIYLMHGNRDFMIGKAFCRQAGCTLLPDPYVAELGNERVLLTHGDSLCTRDEGYMRLRRWLRNPVSLFILHHLPLAKRQQLAQKLRSSSKLQTRMKASDIVDVTPEEVVRIMRRHQVRTLIHGHTHRPFIHALDVDGQPARRIVLGDWDRQGWALQVDESGFNQAPFALS; encoded by the coding sequence TTGATCCTGCTGATCTCGGACCTGCACCTCGAAGAACAACGCCCGGACCTCACTCGGGCGTTTCTTCATTTTCTCGAGACCCGTGCAGCCCAGGCCGAAGCGCTTTATATCCTCGGCGACTTCTTTGAAGTCTGGGTGGGTGACGACGGCATGACGGCCTACCAGCAGCAGATCGCCCATGCGCTGAACGCCTTGAGCCAGCGCGGGACTCGTATCTATTTGATGCACGGCAACCGTGATTTCATGATCGGCAAGGCGTTCTGCCGCCAGGCCGGGTGCACCCTGCTGCCCGACCCGTACGTCGCCGAGCTCGGTAACGAGCGGGTATTGCTCACCCATGGCGACAGCCTGTGTACCCGCGATGAGGGTTACATGCGTTTAAGGCGTTGGCTGCGTAACCCTGTCAGCCTGTTCATCCTGCATCACCTTCCGCTTGCCAAACGCCAGCAGCTCGCCCAGAAGTTGCGCTCGAGCAGCAAGCTGCAAACCCGCATGAAAGCCAGCGACATCGTCGACGTAACGCCCGAAGAGGTGGTCAGGATCATGCGGCGCCACCAGGTCCGCACGCTGATTCACGGCCACACCCACCGCCCGTTCATTCACGCGCTGGACGTGGATGGGCAGCCGGCCAGACGCATCGTGCTAGGCGATTGGGATCGCCAGGGCTGGGCTTTGCAGGTCGACGAATCAGGCTTCAACCAGGCTCCGTTCGCCCTGAGCTGA
- a CDS encoding tRNA-(ms[2]io[6]A)-hydroxylase, with product MLPELNEFLGCATPSSWVDVALRHQDVMLIDHGNCEKKAAGAAFQLMFRYVDKPDLQNKMSRLAREELRHFEQVLSIIRKRDIALRNIGSSRYAAGLRELVRNHEPYRLTDTLVIGAFIEARSCERFAMLVPHLDEELGKFYHGLLKSEARHFQDYLKLAYLYGEAADIDATIVRVRERERELIESPDHEFRFHSGVPSAA from the coding sequence ATGCTCCCCGAATTGAATGAATTCCTCGGCTGCGCCACGCCGTCAAGCTGGGTCGACGTCGCGCTGCGCCATCAGGACGTGATGCTCATCGATCACGGCAACTGCGAAAAGAAGGCGGCCGGTGCGGCCTTTCAGCTGATGTTCCGCTATGTCGACAAGCCCGATCTGCAGAACAAAATGTCGCGGCTGGCGAGGGAAGAGCTTCGCCACTTCGAACAGGTGCTGTCGATCATACGCAAGCGCGATATCGCGCTGCGCAACATCGGCTCATCCCGCTACGCTGCCGGATTGAGGGAACTGGTCCGCAACCATGAACCCTATCGGCTTACCGATACCCTGGTCATCGGAGCGTTCATCGAAGCACGTTCTTGCGAGCGCTTCGCGATGCTGGTGCCGCATCTGGACGAAGAGCTGGGCAAGTTCTATCACGGCCTGCTGAAGTCCGAGGCACGGCATTTTCAGGACTATCTGAAACTGGCGTATCTCTATGGCGAGGCGGCCGATATCGACGCGACCATCGTGAGGGTGCGTGAGCGCGAGCGCGAGCTGATCGAAAGCCCGGATCATGAGTTTCGCTTCCACAGCGGCGTGCCGAGCGCGGCCTGA
- a CDS encoding universal stress protein gives MQALRCILVVIDPNLPENLALKRARLISSVSQSRLHLLVCDTRQDHSQYLDGLRAELEGQGHVVTTRQDWHENLHQTIIAAQQAEGCGLVIKQHVADNPLKRALLTPDDWKLLRYCPCPVLMVKTEAPWTGGNILAAVDVGNADIEHRTLHSSIINHGHEIAALAEGTLHVISAHPSAMLSAADPAFQLKDTIEQRYRNACKEFQVEYGIPDGQLHIEEGPADALIPRVCHQLQAVVTVIGTVARTGFSGALMGNTAEVVLDTLESDVLVLKPDDIIDHLEDLVARR, from the coding sequence ATGCAAGCCTTACGCTGTATCCTCGTGGTAATCGACCCGAACCTGCCGGAAAACCTGGCATTGAAACGCGCACGATTGATCTCCAGCGTCAGCCAGTCCCGGCTCCATCTGCTGGTCTGCGACACGCGCCAGGATCACAGCCAGTATCTCGACGGCTTACGCGCGGAGCTCGAAGGGCAAGGCCACGTGGTTACCACCCGCCAGGACTGGCATGAGAACCTGCATCAGACGATCATCGCGGCTCAGCAAGCCGAAGGTTGCGGTCTGGTCATCAAGCAGCATGTCGCCGACAACCCACTCAAGCGAGCCCTGCTGACACCCGATGACTGGAAGCTGTTGCGCTACTGCCCGTGTCCGGTGTTGATGGTCAAGACCGAGGCGCCATGGACCGGCGGCAACATTCTGGCCGCGGTCGACGTCGGGAATGCCGACATCGAGCACCGTACGCTGCACTCGAGCATCATCAACCATGGCCATGAAATTGCAGCGCTTGCGGAAGGCACCTTGCACGTCATCAGCGCTCATCCCTCGGCAATGCTCTCGGCCGCAGATCCCGCGTTTCAACTCAAGGACACCATCGAGCAACGCTATCGGAACGCTTGCAAGGAGTTCCAGGTGGAATACGGCATCCCCGATGGGCAGCTGCATATCGAAGAAGGTCCGGCTGACGCCCTGATACCTCGGGTCTGTCACCAGCTGCAGGCGGTCGTGACGGTGATCGGGACGGTTGCCCGCACCGGTTTTTCCGGCGCGCTGATGGGCAACACCGCCGAGGTCGTCCTGGATACGCTGGAAAGCGATGTCCTGGTGCTCAAACCGGACGACATCATCGATCACCTCGAAGACCTTGTCGCCCGTCGCTAG
- a CDS encoding DUF1289 domain-containing protein encodes MSNQRIKTPCVGLCSTVYGDVVCRGCKRFHHEVVNWNGYSEEGKRAVWHRLEVLLAQVMAAKLEVFDAPLLRQQLESRQVRFVAEQSPYCWAYQLIARGARMIQQLEAYGVALLPEFREWSLPELRDAIDREFFLLSEAHYHRYITPQFLEGTAG; translated from the coding sequence ATGTCAAATCAGCGAATCAAAACGCCTTGCGTAGGCCTTTGCTCGACCGTCTACGGCGATGTGGTTTGCCGTGGCTGCAAGCGATTTCATCATGAAGTGGTGAACTGGAATGGCTACAGCGAGGAAGGCAAGCGCGCGGTCTGGCATCGCCTGGAGGTACTGCTCGCACAAGTGATGGCGGCAAAGCTGGAAGTGTTCGATGCGCCGTTGCTGCGCCAGCAACTGGAAAGTCGGCAGGTCCGTTTCGTTGCCGAGCAGTCGCCGTACTGCTGGGCCTATCAGCTCATCGCGCGAGGCGCGCGAATGATCCAGCAACTCGAGGCGTACGGCGTCGCCCTGTTGCCGGAATTTCGCGAATGGTCGTTACCTGAGCTCCGCGACGCGATCGATCGGGAGTTCTTTCTCCTGTCCGAGGCGCACTATCACCGTTATATCACGCCGCAGTTCCTCGAAGGTACAGCGGGGTAG
- the acnB gene encoding bifunctional aconitate hydratase 2/2-methylisocitrate dehydratase, with protein MLEAYRKHVEERAAQGVVPQPLNAEQTAGLVELLKNPPAGEEQFLLDLITNRVPAGVDEAAYVKAGFLAAIAKGEASSPLISKQHAVELLGTMQGGYNIVTLVELLDDPELSDTTAQQLKHTLLMFDAFHDVAEKAKAGNANAKAVLQSWAEGEWFKNRAPVAEKVTLTVFKVAGETNTDDLSPAPDAWSRPDIPLHALAMLKMARDGINPDVPGSVGPLKQMEELKTKGFPVAYVGDVVGTGSSRKSATNSVLWFFGDDIPNVPNKRAGGFCFGTKIAPIFYNTMEDAGALPIEFDCSDLAMGDVIDVYPYKGEVRRHGSDELVTTFQLKTDVLLDEVRAGGRIPLIIGRGLTEKARAELGMGPSDLFKKPEAPAESNKGYTLAQKMVGRACGLPEGKGVRPGTYCEPKMTTVGSQDTTGPMTRDELKDLACLGFSADLVMQSFCHTAAYPKPIDVTTHHTLPDFIMTRGGVSLRPGDGIIHSWLNRMLLPDTVGTGGDSHTRFPMGISFPAGSGLVAFAAATGVMPLDMPESVLVRFKGKMQPGITLRDLVHAIPYYAIQKGLLTVEKKGKKNIFSGRILEIEGLNELTVEQAFELSDASAERSAAGCTIKLPEAAIAEYLQSNITLLRWMISEGYGDARTLERRAQAMEAWLANPQLLAADADAEYAEVIEIDLSEVTEPVLCAPNDPDDARLLSSVQGEKIDEVFIGSCMTNIGHFRAAGKLLDKVEGSLPTRLWLSPPTKMDQHQLTEEGYYGIYGRAGARLEMPGCSLCMGNQARVETGSTVVSTSTRNFPNRLGDATNVYLASAELAAVASILGRLPTVEEYMVYAAQIDTMAADVYRYLSFDQIAEFRESAAKAKIDVVAV; from the coding sequence GTGCTTGAAGCCTATCGCAAACACGTAGAAGAGCGTGCCGCCCAGGGCGTCGTGCCCCAGCCGCTGAACGCCGAGCAGACCGCAGGCCTGGTCGAACTTCTGAAGAATCCGCCAGCTGGCGAAGAACAATTTCTCCTCGATCTGATCACTAACCGCGTTCCGGCGGGCGTGGACGAAGCCGCCTATGTCAAGGCCGGCTTCCTGGCCGCCATCGCCAAGGGTGAAGCCTCCTCGCCGCTGATCAGCAAGCAACACGCCGTCGAGCTGCTGGGTACCATGCAAGGCGGTTACAACATCGTCACGCTGGTCGAACTGCTGGACGACCCGGAACTGTCCGATACCACGGCGCAGCAACTGAAGCACACCCTGCTGATGTTCGACGCCTTCCATGACGTCGCCGAGAAAGCCAAGGCTGGCAACGCCAATGCCAAGGCCGTTCTGCAATCCTGGGCCGAAGGCGAGTGGTTCAAGAACCGCGCCCCGGTCGCTGAAAAAGTGACCCTGACGGTCTTCAAGGTCGCTGGCGAAACCAACACCGACGACCTGTCCCCGGCGCCAGACGCCTGGTCCCGTCCGGACATCCCGCTGCATGCCCTGGCCATGCTGAAAATGGCTCGTGACGGCATCAACCCCGACGTCCCCGGTTCGGTTGGCCCGCTCAAGCAGATGGAAGAGCTGAAGACCAAGGGCTTCCCGGTTGCCTACGTTGGCGACGTGGTCGGTACCGGTTCTTCACGTAAATCCGCTACCAACTCGGTGCTGTGGTTCTTCGGTGACGACATCCCGAACGTCCCGAACAAGCGTGCCGGCGGCTTCTGCTTCGGTACCAAGATCGCGCCGATCTTCTACAACACCATGGAAGACGCTGGCGCCCTGCCGATCGAGTTCGATTGCTCGGATCTGGCCATGGGCGACGTGATCGACGTCTACCCGTACAAGGGCGAAGTCCGTCGCCACGGCAGCGATGAGCTGGTCACCACCTTCCAGCTGAAAACCGACGTTCTGCTCGACGAAGTACGCGCCGGCGGCCGTATTCCGCTGATCATCGGTCGCGGCCTGACCGAAAAAGCACGTGCCGAGCTGGGCATGGGCCCGTCCGACCTGTTCAAGAAGCCGGAAGCGCCGGCCGAGAGCAACAAGGGCTACACCCTGGCCCAGAAGATGGTGGGTCGCGCCTGCGGTCTGCCGGAAGGCAAAGGCGTGCGTCCGGGCACCTACTGCGAGCCGAAGATGACCACCGTCGGCTCCCAGGACACCACCGGCCCGATGACTCGCGACGAGCTGAAAGACCTGGCTTGCCTGGGCTTCTCTGCCGACCTGGTCATGCAGTCGTTCTGCCACACCGCGGCTTATCCGAAGCCGATCGACGTCACTACCCATCACACCCTGCCGGACTTCATCATGACCCGCGGTGGTGTTTCCCTGCGTCCAGGTGACGGCATCATCCACAGCTGGCTGAACCGCATGCTGCTGCCGGACACTGTCGGTACCGGTGGTGACTCGCACACTCGCTTCCCGATGGGCATCTCCTTCCCGGCCGGTTCCGGCCTGGTTGCCTTCGCCGCTGCCACCGGCGTGATGCCGCTGGATATGCCGGAATCGGTACTGGTTCGCTTCAAGGGCAAGATGCAGCCTGGCATCACCCTGCGCGATCTGGTCCATGCGATCCCCTACTACGCCATCCAGAAGGGCCTGCTGACCGTCGAGAAGAAGGGCAAGAAGAACATCTTCTCCGGCCGCATCCTCGAGATCGAAGGCCTGAACGAGCTGACCGTAGAACAAGCGTTCGAGCTGTCCGACGCTTCCGCAGAGCGCTCCGCTGCCGGTTGCACCATCAAGCTGCCGGAAGCGGCTATTGCCGAGTACCTGCAGTCGAACATTACCCTGCTGCGCTGGATGATCAGCGAAGGCTACGGCGATGCGCGCACCCTCGAGCGCCGCGCTCAGGCGATGGAAGCGTGGCTGGCCAACCCGCAGCTGCTGGCTGCCGATGCCGACGCCGAGTACGCCGAAGTCATCGAGATCGACCTGTCCGAAGTCACCGAGCCGGTACTTTGCGCGCCGAACGATCCGGACGACGCTCGCCTGCTGTCCAGCGTTCAGGGCGAGAAGATCGACGAGGTCTTCATCGGTTCGTGCATGACCAACATCGGCCACTTCCGTGCCGCCGGTAAGCTGCTGGACAAGGTCGAAGGCTCGCTGCCGACCCGCCTGTGGCTGTCCCCGCCGACCAAGATGGACCAGCATCAGCTGACCGAGGAAGGCTACTACGGGATCTACGGCCGCGCTGGCGCGCGCCTGGAAATGCCGGGTTGCTCGCTGTGCATGGGTAACCAGGCCCGCGTGGAAACCGGTTCGACCGTGGTCTCCACCTCGACCCGTAACTTCCCCAACCGCCTGGGCGACGCGACCAACGTGTACCTGGCCTCCGCCGAACTGGCAGCGGTCGCTTCGATTCTTGGTCGCCTGCCGACCGTCGAGGAGTACATGGTCTACGCTGCCCAGATCGATACCATGGCGGCGGATGTCTACCGCTACCTGAGCTTCGATCAGATCGCTGAGTTCCGCGAATCAGCGGCCAAGGCGAAAATCGATGTGGTTGCGGTCTGA